In Crinalium epipsammum PCC 9333, the genomic window TTATCCGCCTAAGTCCTCAATCTACTCAAACTATCTTGGGGGGAAAACTGCTAGGAGTGCCAATTTTGCTTTATGTCGTTGCAGGTTTGGCTGTTCCCTTGCATTTGTGCTTAGGGTTAGTAGCTCACATTTCTTTAAGTCTAATTTTCAGTTTCTACTGCATTTTTGTTGCTAGTTGCTTGTTTTTTTATAGTGCATCTCTGCTAATTGCTTTAGTCAGTCATAAACTTGGTGCTTTTCAAGCTTTTTTAGGCAGTGGTGGCGTGCTAATGTTTCTATTGATGACTATAAATATTATAGCAGATAGCCACAATATTACTGAGAGTTCAGCCGATTGGTTGATGTTATTTAGCCCCTCATTTTTCCTGCATTATTTAACTGCTTCCAGTTCCATACCTTCAGATTTGTTGCGCGGATTTAAGCCTAATGACTTAAATTTATTGCATTGGTTTTACTTACCTGTAGGTGCTAGTGCTTGGAGTGCTACCAGCTTTATGCTGCTGAATTATGGTTTCTCGACTTATTTGGTTTGGCAAGCACTAAAGCGTTGCTTCCACAACCCCAGCAGCACTATTTTAAGCAAACGACAAAGTTATCAGTTGACGGCTTTCTTTACAGTGATGATAGTAGGATTTTCTTGGCAACGACCAGAGTCGAACAATGATCTAGAAACTTTCTTTTTCAATTTTGGTTTCTTGGGCGTATTTAACTTAGTGCTATTTATTGGTTTGATTGCAGTTTTGAGTCCACAACGGCAAGCTTTACAAGATTGGGCGCGTTACCGACATCAAAATTCATCTTCCCGCAAACAAGATATCTGGCAGGATTTAATTTGGGGTGAAAAAAGCCCTGCAATAGTTGCAGTAGGAATAAATTTGGCAATTTCAGCAGCAATACTAATGCCTTGGGCGCTTTTCTGGGCTGGGAGTAATTATAAGCGGGCAGCACTTTTGAGTCTGGTTCTAAGTATAAATGTGATCTTGGTTTATGCTGGTATAACCCAACTTATGCTGCTGATGAAAGCACCAAAACGCGGAATTTGGGCTGCTAGTACAGTGGGTGGATTAATTATACTGCCACCAATTATTTTGCAAGTGTTATCTATTGAACCAGATAAGCAACCTATTTTATGGTTGTTTTCTGCCTTTGGATGGGCTGCTGTTAAAGACGCAAGTACAACCGCAGTATTGATGGCTGTTTTAAGTCAGTGGCTAGGATTAACTTTGTTGGGGTTACAGTTAAGGCGACAACTACAAAAAGCGGGTGAGTCTAGTACAAAATCTTTGTTGGGAGGACGTACACTACCTACAGCTTAGTATCTAACGGGGGCGGGTTTATCTATATCAACGGTTGGGAAGCATAACCTTTTGTGCAACCCGCCCCTACAATGGTGATTTCTCTTTTTAGGGGCGTAAGTTTTATTTAAATTAAACTGTCTAGGTTTGACCTCTAAAACTTGTTTTAACTACTTTTTAAGGGCTTTTTTTACTAAATCGGGAATTTGAGAAGGGCGCTTTGGTAGGGAAATTTTAGCTTGCTTAAAAGCGGTGATTTTTTCATTGATTGTAGTTTCATCGTTCCGTGAAGTTGACAGATAATAATTATTCTGAAACTTAAAATTTCTTAAATGTTTGTCTGCTGGTGTATGAATGCCGACAAAGTAAGTAATTACAGGTTTTTTAATATTGGTAGCAATGAATTCTGCTAAGGATGGTTCGTTAGGGTGGTTGCTGTGGCTGATTAAAACTATTACTTTAGTGTGTTGATCTTTATCTAAAATTTCTAACCATTGATTAAAGTCAGAGCCAATAATTGTATCACTGCCTAAGTTAACTACTATTGATTGTCCGATACCTGCTTGTGTTAATTCCCATGCAACTTCGTAGTTAAGGGTATCACTGTTACTAATTAAGGCTACTGAGCCAGATGTGAAAAATTCGCTATTGTAGGTTCCTAGTAGAATTTTATCTGGAATAATTACACCGGAAGTATTTGGACCAATAATAAGCGTATCAGTTGTTTCTACTTTTCTAAGTAGAGATACCATATCGAGTGGAGGTATGCCACCAGTAAGGATAATAATTTGTTTAATACCAGATGCGATCGCTTCCTTGGCTGAATCAATAGCACAGTAAGGTGGTACTAAGATAATGGTCGCGTCCACTTGTCCCACTGCTGACAAGGCTTGCTCTACAAGGTCAAATACAGGAATATCATCTACTAACTGCCCTCCCTCACCAGGACTAATTCCAGCCACTATATTCGTGCCATAAGCTTTCATTTGAGCAATGTCGAGTGAAGCATTAGGTTCTGCTATGCCCTGTACGATAATTTTGCTGTCGGGCTTCAAGTGCATTTTTACTTACCTACAAGATTTTTTTGTACTGGGTTAATCTTAATAATTATTATTAAAGTTAACTACTAATTAAAAGGATTTAGGTTTTTTTAGTTACTGCTTTAGCTAAGGAGACGGTTTTGGCGATCGCTTCATCCAAACTATTATTAATATTAATCGGTTGCCTGTCTAAATTATCACTTGTGAAGTTAATTCCACCACATAGAAAACGGACAACAATTTGAGGACTACTAGCTGGGTAGTTGCCACTTTTTGTAGAAGGAGATTGCTGTGAATATCCCCTAATCACATCTGCTACTTCTTCCTGCAATGCTCCACTAATTAGAATATTTATAAGTATAACTTTTATTCCTTTAGTTTGGCTTGTTTGTTCTAATGCGCGTTTTATAATTGAGCAAATATCTGGTTGAAATATTGATTTTGGCTTGTTAATAATCAAACATATATTAGGTTTACCACCGTTTTGATAAAGTAAATCTATAGTAGCGATCGCCATGCCATTGCCAGTGCAAATAATAGCGATATTACCTTCCCTCTCTCCTAAGTTAAGTTTATTTATTTGAGCGTCAATTCTTATTTCTTCAGATGATAAAATTTTTCCCTGTTGTTGACCAGGTATAAAAGCCTTGCTTTTACTTGCTTCTATCTCAGCAGAATTTAGGGTAGTTGATGGTAAAGATGAAGATATATTCGAGCTAAAAGCTGGGGTGTTCCGATTTATAATTTTTGATGCTAGTGCGGGTATGTCCCGATGACGACCCAAGGCATTATCATTGACTACAATTTTGCCATCCAAAGCCATTACTTCATT contains:
- a CDS encoding succinate--CoA ligase subunit alpha, whose protein sequence is MHLKPDSKIIVQGIAEPNASLDIAQMKAYGTNIVAGISPGEGGQLVDDIPVFDLVEQALSAVGQVDATIILVPPYCAIDSAKEAIASGIKQIIILTGGIPPLDMVSLLRKVETTDTLIIGPNTSGVIIPDKILLGTYNSEFFTSGSVALISNSDTLNYEVAWELTQAGIGQSIVVNLGSDTIIGSDFNQWLEILDKDQHTKVIVLISHSNHPNEPSLAEFIATNIKKPVITYFVGIHTPADKHLRNFKFQNNYYLSTSRNDETTINEKITAFKQAKISLPKRPSQIPDLVKKALKK
- a CDS encoding ATP-grasp domain-containing protein, which translates into the protein MDLLEYQAKTLFQEMGIPILPSQRIDHPSDIKGLQLPYPVVLKSQVRAGGRGRAGGVRFVENTIDAIASARTIFSLPILGEYPKVLLAEAKYDADRELYLAVVLDAIVQRPVLLGSSQGGIDIEAVIQNLQQVVVEQEFSPFYARRLAIKMGLQGTLIRSVGDIFEKMYHLFIEKDLDLVEINPLGISSTNEVMALDGKIVVNDNALGRHRDIPALASKIINRNTPAFSSNISSSLPSTTLNSAEIEASKSKAFIPGQQQGKILSSEEIRIDAQINKLNLGEREGNIAIICTGNGMAIATIDLLYQNGGKPNICLIINKPKSIFQPDICSIIKRALEQTSQTKGIKVILINILISGALQEEVADVIRGYSQQSPSTKSGNYPASSPQIVVRFLCGGINFTSDNLDRQPININNSLDEAIAKTVSLAKAVTKKT